A segment of the Bacillus licheniformis DSM 13 = ATCC 14580 genome:
TCCCTGTACTCGTCTTCAATGACCGGCGATATCCTGCTGCCGAATTTTACGAATGATAGATCTTCAGCTTCATTGAGCAGTTCATCCCTGTAGGTGTCAAATGAAGATTTGGATTCGCCGTCTTCATCAAGCTCGGGCTCTTCTTGCTTTTGATAAACAGCCGTATATCCGGATTCTTTCACGCTCTGATGCTCCTGCGGCTTGTCCGCCATCAATGCCGCAGGAGGAGATACAAGGCCGAACGTTGCAATTGTAAATAATGCGACAAGCGCTTTTCTCATCCACATCTTCATGACTGATTAGTTCCCTTCTGATCGCTTTTTCGTTTTCTCTTATTCTATCATAGGTTGAATTTTCAGTCATTCATAAAGTGGAGATGCTGATCTACAAAACGCCTTTTCTTTTAGCGATAAAACGTTTACAATCAAAGATGAAAATTCCAAATTTGGGAGTGATCGTTCATGGTTGAAGGTCTTTTTATAGCCGCTTCATTAATTACCCTCGCTTATTTTATCGTCATGGAAATCGCAGATTAAAAAAACCCAAGGTATATACCTTGGGTTTTCATTTTTCGAGGACACCGTAATGAAACAGGGCCGTTTTGCGTTTTTTTACGGAAAATCCGTATTTTTCAAAGCGCGGACTCTTCCAGTGGTCTTTCAGAACCACTCTTTTTCTGGCGACCCGAAGGGCTTCATGTAAAGCGCCGTCAAGCGTAAACTCGGAATGCGCCCACTTTCTTAAAGGGGCGATGCCGTCTGATTCTTTGATTCCATCATCAAACATCGGGTCGAAGTAGACGATATCTGCTGAAGCATCATCAAGTTCCAGCAGGTAATCAATGCTGTCGCCTGAATGAACCCGAATCCTTTTCATCGCCTGATCCAAAACGTCAAGGCCGGTCTCCCACGATTGAAGCCCCGCCTCGACAAGAAAAGCGAGAAGCGGGCTTTTTTCA
Coding sequences within it:
- a CDS encoding class I SAM-dependent methyltransferase; the protein is MIVTTSYRPTESTILTAEKISRTLGARFSERRKRPIRQIRQTEQDDVLVVGKERFELYHSEGEKFFFHPNSAMFRAKRMLRGEPDPFVEAAQVEPGDKVLDCTLGLGSDAIIASLAAGEQGEVRGIEKSPLLAFLVEAGLQSWETGLDVLDQAMKRIRVHSGDSIDYLLELDDASADIVYFDPMFDDGIKESDGIAPLRKWAHSEFTLDGALHEALRVARKRVVLKDHWKSPRFEKYGFSVKKRKTALFHYGVLEK